In Candidatus Limnocylindrales bacterium, a single window of DNA contains:
- a CDS encoding HAD family phosphatase, with amino-acid sequence MPQPDFDPAAIRAAVFDYGGVLIEGGPREVVAFGLKCGLTEDVWKPLRRRIFGNEGRWAELERGEISFQTFIDELREEVEKAGGNVDAATAAAFMGDPEPMAQKMRLRTEVIDAVSRIRRRMPTALLTNNIVEWRADWQGLLDIPSLFDVVIDSSAVGCRKPEPRIYEITQQRLGVPHQQIFFVDDIGQNLKAARALGWKTLLFTEPGEVLPVLHALVTGDNHRRPR; translated from the coding sequence ATGCCTCAGCCCGACTTCGATCCGGCCGCCATCCGCGCAGCCGTCTTCGACTATGGCGGCGTGCTGATCGAAGGCGGCCCGCGCGAGGTCGTCGCCTTCGGCCTGAAATGCGGGCTGACCGAGGACGTGTGGAAGCCGCTGCGCCGGCGCATCTTCGGCAATGAAGGGCGCTGGGCCGAGCTCGAGCGCGGCGAGATCAGCTTCCAGACGTTCATCGACGAGCTGCGCGAGGAGGTCGAGAAGGCCGGCGGCAACGTCGACGCCGCCACGGCCGCCGCGTTCATGGGCGATCCCGAGCCGATGGCGCAGAAGATGCGGCTGCGCACGGAAGTCATCGACGCGGTCTCGCGCATCCGCCGCCGCATGCCCACCGCGCTGCTGACCAACAACATCGTGGAGTGGCGCGCCGACTGGCAGGGGCTTCTCGACATTCCCTCGCTCTTCGACGTCGTCATCGACTCGAGCGCGGTTGGCTGCAGAAAGCCCGAGCCGCGCATCTACGAGATCACGCAGCAGCGCCTCGGCGTGCCGCACCAGCAGATCTTCTTCGTCGACGACATCGGACAGAACCTCAAGGCCGCGCGCGCGCTGGGATGGAAGACGCTGCTGTTCACCGAGCCCGGGGAGGTGCTGCCGGTGCTGCATGCGCTCGTTACGGGCGACAACCACAGGAGGCCGCGATGA
- a CDS encoding carboxyl transferase domain-containing protein, which translates to MKRLASQIRTSSPEFRDNTARNRELAAELRERLAEARLGGPESARKLHTSRGKLLPRERVERLLDPGTPFLELSPLAAHGLYDGQAPAASIVTGIGTIQGRRAVVIANDATVKGGTYFPMTVKKHLRAQEVALENRLPCVYLVDSGGAFLPMQDDVFPDKEHFGRIFFNQANMSALAIPQVAVVMGSCTAGGAYVPAMCDETVIVREQGTIFLAGPPLVKAATGEEVTAEDLGGGYVHTGTSGVSDHLADDDSDAIRIARQIFESIPPSRGCPLEMSEPEEPYYDPAEMYGIVPPDNRRAYDVREVIARIVDGSYFHEFKARYGPTIVCGFARIHGYPVGIVANNGVLFSESALKATHFIEVCSQRMIPLVFLQNITGFIVGREYEARGIAKDGAKMVTAVATTRVPKFTVLIGASNGAGNYGMCGRAYSPRFLFMWPNSRISVMGGEQAASVLLQVKLAQYEKEGRTMPEEEQARFKAPVLEKYEREGSPYYSTARLWDDGVIDPLETRQVLALALAASFNRLPEETRFGIFRM; encoded by the coding sequence ATGAAGAGGCTCGCCAGTCAGATTCGGACCTCCTCGCCGGAGTTTCGCGACAACACCGCGCGCAACCGGGAGCTGGCGGCCGAGCTGAGAGAGCGGCTGGCCGAGGCGCGCCTCGGCGGCCCCGAGTCGGCGCGCAAGCTGCACACCAGCCGCGGCAAGCTGCTGCCGCGCGAGCGCGTGGAGCGGCTGCTCGATCCGGGCACGCCATTCCTGGAGCTGTCGCCTCTGGCCGCGCACGGCCTCTATGACGGGCAGGCGCCGGCGGCGAGCATCGTCACCGGCATCGGCACCATTCAGGGCCGACGCGCCGTCGTCATCGCCAATGACGCCACGGTCAAGGGCGGCACGTACTTTCCGATGACGGTCAAGAAGCACCTTCGTGCGCAGGAGGTCGCGCTCGAGAACCGTCTGCCCTGCGTCTATCTCGTCGATTCGGGCGGCGCGTTCCTGCCGATGCAGGACGACGTCTTTCCCGACAAGGAGCACTTCGGCCGCATCTTCTTCAACCAGGCCAACATGAGCGCGCTGGCCATTCCGCAGGTGGCGGTCGTCATGGGCTCGTGCACGGCGGGCGGCGCCTACGTGCCGGCGATGTGCGACGAGACGGTGATCGTCAGGGAACAGGGCACGATCTTCCTTGCGGGCCCGCCGCTGGTGAAGGCGGCCACCGGCGAGGAAGTCACCGCCGAAGATCTCGGCGGCGGCTACGTGCACACCGGCACGTCGGGAGTGTCGGATCATCTGGCCGACGACGACAGCGACGCCATCCGCATCGCGCGCCAGATCTTCGAAAGCATTCCACCGTCGCGCGGCTGCCCGCTGGAGATGAGCGAGCCCGAAGAGCCCTACTACGACCCTGCCGAGATGTACGGCATCGTGCCGCCCGACAATCGCCGCGCCTACGATGTGCGCGAGGTGATCGCGCGCATCGTCGACGGCAGCTACTTCCACGAGTTCAAGGCCCGCTACGGGCCCACCATCGTCTGCGGCTTCGCGCGCATTCACGGCTACCCGGTCGGCATCGTCGCCAACAACGGCGTGCTGTTCTCGGAATCGGCCCTGAAGGCCACCCACTTCATCGAGGTGTGCTCGCAGAGGATGATCCCGCTGGTCTTCCTGCAGAACATCACCGGCTTCATCGTCGGGCGCGAGTACGAAGCCAGGGGCATCGCCAAGGATGGAGCCAAGATGGTCACGGCCGTGGCCACAACGCGCGTTCCCAAGTTCACGGTGCTGATCGGCGCCAGCAACGGCGCCGGCAACTACGGCATGTGCGGCCGCGCCTACTCGCCGCGCTTCCTGTTCATGTGGCCGAACTCGCGCATCTCGGTGATGGGCGGCGAGCAGGCAGCGTCGGTGCTGCTGCAGGTCAAGCTGGCGCAGTACGAGAAGGAAGGCCGCACGATGCCCGAGGAGGAGCAGGCGCGTTTCAAGGCGCCGGTTCTCGAGAAATACGAGCGCGAGGGCAGCCCCTACTACAGCACCGCCCGGCTCTGGGACGACGGCGTGATCGATCCGCTCGAGACACGCCAGGTGCTGGCGCTGGCGCTGGCGGCGTCGTTCAACCGGCTGCCGGAGGAGACGCGGTTCGGGATCTTCCGGATGTAG